From the genome of Flavobacterium ovatum, one region includes:
- a CDS encoding glycosyltransferase family 2 protein, translating to MIQKLSIVIPVYNEEKTIHLILDKIKGVDLLSNMVKELIIVDDCSSDKSLVALKEYQLNNTGMDISIESHKLNRGKGAALQTGIKRVTGDVVIIQDADLEYDPNEYNILLKPILDGVADVVYGSRFMGGNPHRVLFFWHSIGNKFLTFLSNMFTNLNLTDMEACYKMFKREIIQSLELKENKFGFEPEVTAKISKIKGIRIYEVGISYYGRTFEEGKKVSWKDGFRAIYCIVKYGM from the coding sequence ATGATTCAAAAATTATCGATTGTTATTCCAGTTTATAACGAAGAGAAAACGATTCATCTTATTTTAGATAAAATAAAGGGTGTTGATTTGTTGTCTAATATGGTCAAAGAATTAATTATTGTTGACGATTGTTCATCGGATAAATCATTAGTAGCTTTGAAGGAGTATCAGTTGAATAACACTGGTATGGATATTTCAATAGAAAGTCATAAGCTGAATAGAGGTAAAGGAGCCGCTCTACAGACCGGTATCAAAAGAGTTACAGGTGATGTTGTGATTATTCAAGACGCTGATTTAGAATATGATCCTAACGAGTATAATATTCTTTTAAAACCTATTTTAGACGGTGTTGCCGATGTGGTTTATGGAAGCCGATTTATGGGTGGGAATCCGCATAGGGTTTTATTCTTTTGGCATAGTATTGGAAATAAGTTTTTGACTTTTTTGAGTAATATGTTTACCAATTTGAATTTGACAGATATGGAAGCCTGTTATAAAATGTTTAAAAGGGAAATTATCCAGTCCCTTGAGTTAAAAGAAAACAAATTCGGGTTTGAGCCAGAAGTTACCGCTAAGATTTCAAAAATTAAAGGGATTCGAATCTATGAAGTAGGAATCAGTTATTACGGAAGAACTTTTGAGGAAGGAAAGAAAGTAAGTTGGAAAGATGGTTTTAGAGCTATTTATTGTATTGTAAAGTATGGAATGTGA
- the pruA gene encoding L-glutamate gamma-semialdehyde dehydrogenase, translated as MLKGFFKTPKAINEPVKNYSPNSPEKKAVLEVYSKMWNSKIDVPLYIGSEEIRTGNTRNITAPHDHQHCVGTYHLAKKLHIEKAIANALESRQAWANMAWEQRAAIFLKAAELIAGPYRARINAATMIGQSKNIHQAEIDASCELIDFLRFNVEFMTQIYADQPNSDSSTWNRLEYRPLEGFIYAITPFNFTAIAANLPASAAMMGNVVIWKPSDSQVFSAKIIIEVFKEAGVPDGVINVVFGDALMITDTILASRDFAGLHFTGSTHVFKDIWAKIGTNIHHYKTYPRIVGETGGKDFIIAHSSATPKQVSTGIVRGAFEFQGQKCSAASRAYVPQSMWPAVKEQIITDVKSMKMGSPEDFGNFITAVIHEGSFDKLARFIDQAKKDTDAEIIVGGNYDKSVGYFIEPTVIVTTNPHYTTMETELFGPVMTIFVYEDAKWEETLELVDSTSEYALTGAVFSQDRYAIEVATVKLQNAAGNFYINDKCTGAVVGQQPFGGARASGTNDKAGSPLNLLRWVSPRTIKEIFVTPESYKYPFLGE; from the coding sequence ATGTTAAAAGGATTTTTCAAAACACCAAAAGCAATTAATGAACCTGTAAAGAACTATTCTCCAAATTCCCCTGAAAAGAAAGCAGTTTTAGAAGTCTATTCCAAAATGTGGAATTCAAAAATTGATGTCCCTTTATACATTGGAAGTGAAGAAATCAGGACAGGAAACACACGAAACATAACAGCCCCTCACGATCACCAACATTGTGTAGGAACTTACCATCTTGCCAAAAAATTACATATAGAAAAAGCCATTGCAAACGCCCTTGAATCTAGACAAGCTTGGGCAAATATGGCTTGGGAACAACGCGCAGCCATTTTCCTAAAAGCAGCTGAATTAATCGCAGGTCCCTACAGAGCTAGAATCAATGCGGCAACCATGATTGGGCAATCCAAAAATATTCATCAAGCAGAAATTGATGCTTCTTGTGAGTTGATTGATTTTTTACGTTTTAACGTAGAATTCATGACACAAATTTACGCCGATCAACCTAATTCTGATTCCTCAACTTGGAATCGCTTAGAATACCGTCCGCTTGAAGGATTTATATATGCGATCACCCCTTTTAACTTTACAGCTATTGCGGCCAATCTTCCTGCTAGTGCTGCTATGATGGGAAATGTTGTGATCTGGAAACCAAGTGACAGCCAAGTATTTTCAGCAAAAATCATTATCGAGGTATTCAAAGAAGCAGGAGTTCCTGATGGCGTTATCAATGTTGTTTTTGGAGATGCTTTAATGATTACAGATACTATTTTAGCAAGTCGTGATTTTGCAGGATTACACTTTACAGGATCCACTCATGTATTCAAAGACATTTGGGCTAAAATTGGAACTAACATCCACCATTATAAAACATACCCTAGAATCGTAGGGGAAACTGGAGGGAAAGATTTTATTATCGCTCACTCAAGTGCTACCCCTAAACAAGTTTCTACGGGAATTGTACGTGGTGCTTTCGAATTTCAAGGTCAAAAATGTTCAGCCGCGTCAAGAGCTTACGTACCACAAAGTATGTGGCCAGCTGTAAAAGAGCAAATTATCACTGATGTAAAATCAATGAAAATGGGATCACCTGAAGACTTTGGCAATTTTATTACCGCCGTAATTCACGAAGGTTCATTTGATAAATTGGCTCGTTTTATTGACCAAGCTAAAAAAGATACTGACGCTGAAATTATCGTTGGTGGAAACTACGATAAATCAGTAGGATACTTTATTGAGCCTACAGTCATCGTTACAACAAATCCTCATTACACTACAATGGAAACCGAATTGTTTGGACCAGTAATGACTATTTTTGTTTATGAGGATGCAAAATGGGAAGAAACACTTGAATTAGTAGATTCTACATCTGAATATGCACTAACTGGAGCTGTTTTCAGTCAAGATCGTTATGCCATTGAGGTTGCAACAGTAAAATTACAAAATGCCGCTGGTAACTTCTACATCAATGACAAATGTACAGGAGCAGTAGTAGGGCAACAACCATTTGGAGGCGCAAGAGCTTCAGGAACTAATGACAAAGCAGGTTCTCCATTAAACTTATTGCGTTGGGTTTCACCAAGAACTATTAAAGAAATTTTCGTTACTCCAGAAAGTTATAAATATCCTTTTTTAGGAGAATAA
- the apaG gene encoding Co2+/Mg2+ efflux protein ApaG, with translation MVSQITRGIKISVLTSFEGTYFKNYKIHFAFSYEITIENHSKDSVQLSSRHWEIFDSLNELEIVDGEGVIGKKPVLKPGELHIYTSGCLLASPYGAMQGHFNMINFSNAKTFKVFIPTFKLCAPFALN, from the coding sequence ATGGTTTCTCAAATAACAAGAGGCATAAAAATTTCAGTTTTGACTAGTTTTGAAGGTACTTACTTCAAAAACTACAAGATTCATTTTGCCTTTAGTTACGAGATTACCATTGAAAACCACAGTAAAGATTCTGTTCAACTTAGCTCACGACATTGGGAAATATTTGATTCTTTAAATGAATTAGAAATTGTTGACGGAGAAGGTGTAATTGGCAAAAAACCAGTATTAAAACCTGGAGAACTACACATATATACCTCCGGGTGTTTACTCGCTTCGCCTTATGGAGCTATGCAAGGTCACTTTAATATGATTAATTTTAGTAATGCAAAAACCTTCAAGGTTTTCATACCTACGTTTAAACTTTGCGCTCCATTTGCCTTGAATTAA
- a CDS encoding DUF5103 domain-containing protein produces the protein MYLKITSIIISFLSLTTSLLAQVEKEVIPPFNIKTISFVQNNQNVVPVFQLGSGFQLQFDDLYGNNGDYFFEIVHCDYNWIPSEIPKNEYLSGFDNQRIQTIATSFNTLQIYSHFTLPIPNQYTTQLKLSGNYILKILNESKEIVFSRRFILYEDLATVPIQVKRARTINNLNFKHNLDFSINSNTITFQNPIKNVKIALFQNGIFNNAIKNIVPQYTIGNNLVYKYDRETQFWAGNEFMYFENKNIRFPANYIAKVDSSTDIYGSYLYTNNARANSPYLFYQDVNGNFVILNANAENNELETDYSWIYFSLSAPSFRLKKDIYVVGMFNNYALSPENKMDYNPEKGIYEKALLIKQGFTNYKYIIADSKSEIDNENAIDGNFHQTENEYTILVYYKNNTGRYDRIIGKGNANSTNVVN, from the coding sequence ATGTATTTGAAAATCACATCCATAATTATTTCTTTTTTGTCTCTGACCACTTCATTATTAGCACAAGTAGAAAAAGAAGTAATCCCTCCATTCAATATAAAAACAATTTCCTTTGTTCAAAACAATCAAAATGTGGTTCCCGTTTTCCAATTAGGTTCTGGGTTTCAATTGCAATTTGATGATTTGTATGGCAACAATGGTGATTATTTTTTCGAAATAGTTCATTGTGATTACAATTGGATTCCCTCAGAAATCCCTAAGAACGAGTACCTTTCTGGTTTTGACAATCAACGTATTCAGACTATTGCGACTTCATTTAACACCTTGCAGATTTACTCTCACTTTACCTTACCAATTCCTAATCAATACACAACACAATTAAAATTGAGTGGAAATTATATTTTAAAAATATTGAATGAAAGCAAAGAAATTGTTTTTAGCAGACGTTTTATTCTTTATGAAGATTTAGCTACAGTTCCTATTCAAGTTAAAAGAGCAAGAACAATTAACAACCTGAATTTTAAACACAATTTGGATTTTTCTATCAACTCCAACACGATAACCTTTCAAAATCCTATTAAAAACGTAAAAATAGCCTTGTTCCAAAATGGCATTTTTAATAATGCTATCAAAAATATTGTTCCACAATATACAATAGGTAATAATTTGGTTTACAAATATGATAGAGAAACTCAATTTTGGGCAGGAAATGAGTTCATGTATTTTGAGAACAAAAACATTCGATTTCCAGCTAACTACATAGCAAAAGTAGATTCTAGTACGGATATTTACGGTAGCTATCTATACACGAATAATGCTAGGGCTAATTCACCTTATTTATTTTACCAAGATGTCAATGGAAATTTTGTTATTTTGAATGCCAATGCTGAAAACAACGAACTCGAAACAGATTATTCTTGGATTTATTTTAGTCTATCGGCCCCTAGTTTCAGGCTCAAAAAAGATATTTATGTAGTCGGTATGTTCAACAATTACGCCTTAAGCCCTGAAAATAAAATGGATTATAATCCTGAAAAAGGAATTTATGAAAAAGCCTTATTAATAAAACAAGGATTCACTAATTACAAGTACATTATTGCAGATAGTAAGAGTGAAATCGATAATGAAAATGCTATTGACGGAAATTTTCATCAAACTGAAAACGAATACACTATCCTTGTATATTATAAAAACAACACAGGAAGATACGACAGAATCATCGGAAAAGGAAATGCCAATTCCACAAATGTTGTCAATTAA
- a CDS encoding SNF2-related protein, giving the protein MTTVAKHPFCFDLSWDAKSNFYIPSAYVVSEGLPIGYLGKKANSEVLKSYGIEMTTLPKDAQKTLAICDHLQAEALSKKFNSGKAKKSLDELFKDVKVAIGIQLYQNIQLAEFLKLVNTNNFPICFSLNKDKDFQKSKISTQNTPLETKIHFLKTEEGIEYNLQLQSNEYLFHPSDKQVSILLNEPAWLVVENNLVQLNPIDAQKIKPFLTKKTINIPSRMVTDYFQKFIKDIVKKVDVTAEGFEIIQRNQVQACQLETVHDFFKNCYYLNLKFDYNGYLFDGSKTKNSHSEIDLENPEQIKVIQYKRNLDAEFILEQKLINLGFEKTDNGFFKLSLKLENSTAHDAVQWVLENQEQLHTLGFQLDNFTLEGKKIQTQKPAIQFSNQIQNDWFDIKITIRCGAFAFNFAEIIPNLKQQNQVYILPDGSCFLIPKEWLVQYAPLAKLAKVSNDSLQLPKSNFAILNAIPELQLETKPEPQKEFIISPLVKATLRPYQKQGVKWLLEHYQNGMGACLADDMGLGKTIQTLTTLVAVQEQLENQQREAEQLDLFGNIIPQTKEYLKVLVVLPSSLVFNWYNEARKFTPHLRRIQYIGNDRKLIAKKLARYDLVFTSYAIASRDIAILEKYQFSFLILDESQYIKNKNSKIFKAINQIQARNRISLSGTPIENSLDDLWSQMEFINPDILGSHAFFVQNYKIPIEKNQDETVLTELKTLISPFILRRTKEQVLDDLPELTEQIYYCDMEKEQEKLYEEEKSKARNALLRTDGTRADKINIINTLMRLRQLSNHPKMIDAKSDLDSGKYNAVTDYLTTLIQSKQKTIVFSSFVSNLDFYKDWCIENKIKFCELTGATKQKDREIAVNRFQEQEEVLLFFISLKAGGVGLNITKASYVLFLDPWWNPFAEKQGIGRAHRIGQLNKVNVVRFISKNTVEEKIIRLQESKKLLSDSLLDDNSISPDIETNLSYILE; this is encoded by the coding sequence GTGACAACTGTAGCAAAACACCCTTTTTGTTTTGATTTGAGTTGGGATGCCAAAAGTAATTTTTACATCCCCTCCGCTTATGTAGTTTCTGAAGGGCTACCGATTGGCTATTTAGGCAAAAAAGCAAATTCCGAAGTTTTAAAAAGCTACGGAATCGAAATGACTACTTTACCAAAAGATGCACAAAAAACATTGGCTATTTGTGACCATTTACAAGCCGAAGCGCTTTCTAAAAAATTCAATTCAGGGAAAGCAAAAAAGAGTCTAGATGAACTTTTCAAAGATGTAAAAGTCGCCATTGGAATTCAGCTGTATCAAAACATACAACTAGCCGAATTTTTGAAATTGGTCAACACCAATAATTTCCCTATTTGCTTTTCTCTTAACAAAGACAAAGACTTTCAAAAAAGTAAAATATCCACTCAAAACACGCCTTTAGAAACCAAAATTCATTTTCTAAAAACGGAAGAAGGTATTGAATACAATTTACAATTACAGTCTAATGAATACCTATTTCATCCTTCAGACAAACAAGTTTCCATTCTTTTGAATGAACCTGCTTGGTTGGTTGTAGAAAACAATTTAGTCCAACTGAATCCGATTGATGCCCAGAAAATCAAACCGTTTTTGACTAAGAAAACCATCAATATTCCATCACGAATGGTCACTGATTATTTTCAAAAATTCATCAAAGACATCGTTAAGAAAGTGGATGTAACTGCTGAGGGCTTCGAAATCATTCAGCGCAATCAAGTACAAGCATGCCAATTGGAGACTGTGCATGATTTTTTCAAAAACTGCTATTATCTAAATCTAAAATTCGATTACAACGGCTATCTTTTTGATGGTTCGAAAACAAAAAACAGCCATTCGGAAATTGACTTAGAAAATCCCGAACAAATCAAAGTCATTCAATACAAACGGAATTTGGATGCCGAATTTATTTTAGAACAAAAACTAATAAACCTAGGCTTTGAGAAAACGGACAATGGTTTTTTCAAGCTTTCGCTAAAGTTAGAAAATAGTACTGCACATGATGCTGTACAGTGGGTTTTAGAAAATCAAGAACAATTGCACACCTTAGGTTTTCAGCTAGATAATTTCACTTTGGAAGGCAAAAAAATCCAAACTCAAAAACCTGCTATTCAGTTTTCAAATCAGATTCAGAATGATTGGTTTGATATTAAAATTACGATTCGTTGTGGAGCATTCGCTTTTAATTTCGCCGAAATCATTCCGAATTTAAAACAGCAAAATCAAGTATATATATTACCTGACGGCAGTTGTTTTTTGATTCCGAAAGAATGGCTGGTACAATATGCTCCTTTGGCCAAACTTGCCAAAGTAAGCAACGATAGCTTGCAATTGCCCAAAAGTAATTTCGCGATTCTAAATGCGATTCCAGAACTTCAATTAGAAACAAAACCAGAACCTCAAAAGGAATTTATAATTTCTCCTTTGGTAAAAGCCACTTTGCGACCGTACCAAAAACAAGGTGTAAAATGGTTGTTGGAGCATTATCAAAACGGCATGGGCGCGTGTTTGGCAGACGATATGGGATTGGGTAAAACTATCCAAACCTTGACTACTTTAGTAGCGGTACAAGAACAACTCGAAAACCAACAGCGCGAAGCCGAGCAATTGGATTTGTTTGGAAATATAATTCCACAAACCAAGGAGTATTTGAAGGTTTTGGTAGTTTTACCGTCTTCGTTAGTTTTTAACTGGTACAACGAAGCTCGGAAATTCACACCTCATTTGCGACGCATTCAATACATTGGTAACGACCGTAAATTGATTGCCAAAAAACTGGCGCGATACGATTTGGTTTTTACCAGTTATGCTATTGCTTCACGAGACATTGCGATATTAGAGAAGTATCAATTCAGCTTTTTAATCTTAGATGAAAGTCAATACATTAAAAATAAAAACTCCAAAATATTCAAGGCGATTAACCAAATTCAAGCGAGAAATCGAATTTCATTGAGTGGTACTCCTATCGAAAATTCGCTGGATGATTTGTGGTCGCAAATGGAATTTATCAATCCTGATATTTTGGGGAGTCATGCTTTTTTTGTTCAAAACTATAAAATTCCGATTGAGAAAAACCAAGACGAAACGGTTTTGACAGAACTCAAAACCTTGATTAGTCCCTTTATTTTGAGGCGAACAAAGGAGCAAGTACTAGATGATTTGCCAGAGTTGACCGAGCAGATTTACTACTGCGACATGGAAAAAGAACAAGAAAAACTGTACGAGGAAGAAAAATCCAAAGCACGTAATGCACTACTAAGAACGGACGGAACCAGAGCTGACAAAATCAATATCATCAATACGTTGATGCGTTTACGTCAATTGAGTAATCATCCTAAAATGATTGATGCCAAATCTGATTTGGACTCTGGAAAATACAATGCCGTAACCGATTATCTAACGACTTTGATTCAATCCAAGCAGAAAACAATAGTGTTTAGTTCTTTTGTCTCTAATTTGGATTTCTATAAAGATTGGTGCATCGAAAACAAGATTAAGTTTTGTGAACTCACAGGTGCAACCAAACAAAAGGACCGTGAAATCGCCGTAAATCGCTTTCAAGAACAAGAAGAGGTTTTGTTGTTTTTCATTTCGTTAAAAGCAGGTGGTGTTGGATTGAATATCACAAAAGCATCTTATGTATTGTTTTTAGACCCCTGGTGGAATCCTTTTGCTGAAAAACAAGGAATTGGACGCGCGCACCGAATTGGTCAGCTAAACAAAGTGAATGTCGTACGATTTATATCCAAAAACACGGTCGAAGAAAAAATCATTCGTTTGCAGGAAAGTAAAAAACTACTATCCGATTCACTATTGGATGACAATAGCATCAGTCCTGATATTGAGACAAATTTGAGTTATATTTTGGAGTAG
- a CDS encoding methyltransferase domain-containing protein — protein sequence MKSVFKLILNTIPRPLLIRLSYLARPIIAFTLKGDKFTDPIDGKSFKSMLPYGYETQRNNVLSPSTLSLERHRLLWLYLNEETDFFTAPHKVLHFAPEQAFYKLFRKQKNLDYTTTDLFSPLADVKADICDLPFEDNQYDVILCNHVLEHIPDDTKAMHELYRVLKPGGMAILQIPQDLKREVTFADDTITDQKERAKIFGQYDHVRIYGRDYFDKLRSIGFTVIEEDYTNKIAPELVEKYCLAKGEVIPVCFK from the coding sequence ATGAAATCCGTGTTTAAACTTATACTCAACACCATCCCTCGCCCCCTACTTATTCGTTTAAGTTATTTGGCGCGTCCTATAATTGCTTTTACCTTAAAGGGAGACAAATTTACCGACCCGATTGATGGGAAAAGTTTCAAGTCGATGTTGCCTTATGGCTACGAAACGCAGCGAAACAATGTCCTTTCGCCAAGTACTTTATCTCTTGAAAGACACCGTTTGTTGTGGTTGTATTTGAATGAAGAGACAGACTTTTTTACGGCACCGCACAAAGTATTGCATTTTGCTCCAGAGCAGGCTTTTTATAAGCTGTTTCGAAAGCAAAAAAACTTAGATTACACCACGACTGATTTATTTTCGCCATTGGCAGATGTCAAAGCGGATATTTGTGATTTGCCTTTTGAGGACAATCAATATGATGTAATATTATGTAACCACGTTTTGGAACACATTCCGGACGACACAAAAGCGATGCACGAATTATATAGAGTATTAAAACCAGGCGGAATGGCTATTTTACAAATTCCGCAAGATTTGAAACGCGAAGTTACTTTTGCAGACGATACCATTACCGATCAGAAAGAACGTGCTAAAATATTTGGACAATACGATCACGTGCGTATCTATGGGCGTGACTATTTCGACAAATTACGTTCTATAGGTTTTACAGTCATTGAAGAAGATTACACCAATAAAATCGCACCAGAATTGGTAGAAAAATATTGTTTGGCCAAAGGCGAAGTGATTCCTGTTTGTTTTAAATAA
- a CDS encoding GxxExxY protein, producing the protein MEAIYLKEESYKIVGICMEVHRILGKGHSEVVYKDALEYEFKLNSIPFEREKAFEIKYKEIILPRKYIADFVVYGEIIAISQLTNSDTRQTLNYLASSNNKLGLLVNFGEDSLKYKRIIL; encoded by the coding sequence ATGGAAGCTATTTATTTAAAAGAAGAATCCTATAAAATAGTTGGAATTTGCATGGAAGTTCATCGGATTCTAGGTAAAGGTCATAGTGAAGTCGTTTACAAAGATGCTTTAGAATATGAATTTAAACTAAATTCTATTCCATTTGAAAGAGAAAAAGCATTTGAAATTAAATACAAAGAAATTATTTTACCCAGAAAATATATAGCTGATTTTGTTGTTTACGGTGAAATAATAGCGATATCTCAATTAACCAATAGTGACACTAGACAGACATTAAATTATTTAGCGTCATCCAATAACAAATTAGGCTTGTTAGTCAACTTTGGGGAAGACAGCCTAAAGTACAAACGAATTATATTATAA
- the map gene encoding type I methionyl aminopeptidase — protein sequence MIIVKSREEIELMRESALIVSKTLGMLASEIKEGVTTLYLDKLAEEFIRDLGAEPSFLGLYGFPNSLCMSPNAQVVHGIPNNTPLVSGDIISVDCGAFKNGYHGDHAYTFEIGEVAPETKKLLQVTKESLYVGIREFKAGNRVEDVGNAIQKYTEGHGYGVVRELVGHGLGQKMHEDPEMPNYGKRGRGKLFVEGMVIALEPMINQGTRNIKQLKDGWTILTADGKPSAHFEHDIALVDGKPELLSTFAYVYQALGIVSNEEDEFRKVPLVL from the coding sequence ATGATTATAGTAAAATCTCGTGAAGAAATAGAATTGATGCGCGAAAGTGCCCTTATTGTTTCTAAAACATTAGGAATGCTTGCCTCTGAAATAAAAGAAGGTGTAACTACTTTATACCTTGACAAATTAGCCGAAGAATTTATTCGTGACCTTGGCGCCGAACCAAGTTTTCTTGGGCTATACGGTTTCCCAAACTCTTTATGCATGAGCCCCAACGCTCAGGTAGTGCACGGAATCCCGAATAACACACCATTAGTAAGCGGAGATATCATCTCTGTAGATTGTGGTGCTTTCAAAAATGGATACCATGGTGACCACGCCTACACTTTTGAAATTGGCGAAGTCGCTCCCGAAACTAAAAAATTATTGCAAGTTACCAAAGAGTCTTTATACGTAGGAATCCGTGAATTCAAAGCAGGAAACCGTGTTGAAGATGTTGGAAATGCAATTCAGAAATATACTGAAGGTCATGGTTACGGCGTTGTTCGTGAACTTGTTGGTCATGGTTTAGGCCAAAAAATGCACGAAGACCCAGAAATGCCAAACTACGGAAAACGTGGTCGTGGTAAATTATTCGTAGAAGGAATGGTGATCGCACTAGAACCAATGATTAATCAAGGGACTAGAAACATCAAACAGCTTAAAGACGGTTGGACAATCCTTACTGCCGACGGAAAACCAAGTGCCCACTTTGAACACGATATCGCTCTAGTAGATGGAAAACCAGAATTACTATCTACGTTTGCTTATGTGTACCAAGCTTTAGGGATTGTGAGTAATGAGGAAGATGAGTTTAGAAAAGTGCCGTTAGTACTTTAG
- a CDS encoding TolC family protein, producing the protein MKYNILFLLLFVWNLQSQNLTDEAALTQKMEFTFNEYLGYVKKFHPLVKTANLEINKAQANLMAARGAFDPKIEVDFDKKQFKGKEYYSILNSSFKIPTWYGIEIKAGFDQNEGYYLNPENTVPNPGLTSFGISVPIGQGLFINQRMADLRKAKMQLQLSQAERKLQAVAILYDASVAYFNWKKNHEEFQMYTQYNTNATIRFKAVQSLIKQGDKRAIDSIEAGISLKSRQLSLENSRLKLLKAKLELSNFLWMDNSIPMELTDSLFPELQIENTIQETLKTNDLLAQDFTIDNHPKINALETKIDMLEVERKLKANSLLPKIDLSYSYLSEPQYIDNYKFDNYKIGVNFLYPIFLRKERGGIKLAEYKIQETTNNLNLERLQLSNKIKAQKEVISSLNKQHLMAKDLVGNYKTMLQSEERLFTFGESSLFLINSRESSLITAQLTAIALRNEFYISNSELYKILANPD; encoded by the coding sequence ATGAAATATAACATTCTTTTTTTACTGCTTTTTGTTTGGAATCTTCAGTCTCAAAACCTGACAGATGAAGCGGCCTTAACTCAGAAAATGGAGTTTACATTTAATGAGTACTTGGGGTATGTAAAAAAGTTTCATCCATTGGTGAAAACTGCTAATCTAGAAATCAATAAAGCGCAAGCCAATTTGATGGCTGCAAGAGGGGCTTTCGACCCAAAAATTGAAGTAGATTTCGATAAAAAACAATTCAAAGGCAAAGAATATTATTCTATTTTGAATAGTAGTTTCAAAATCCCAACTTGGTACGGAATCGAAATCAAAGCGGGTTTTGACCAAAACGAAGGCTATTATTTGAATCCCGAAAACACAGTACCAAATCCTGGACTAACCTCCTTTGGAATTTCCGTGCCCATTGGTCAAGGATTATTCATCAACCAACGAATGGCCGATTTACGTAAGGCAAAAATGCAATTGCAATTGAGTCAAGCGGAACGGAAACTACAAGCGGTTGCTATTCTCTATGATGCTTCGGTAGCTTATTTTAATTGGAAAAAGAACCACGAAGAATTCCAAATGTACACGCAATACAATACCAATGCAACAATCAGATTCAAAGCAGTTCAATCTTTAATCAAACAAGGAGACAAAAGAGCAATTGACAGTATCGAGGCTGGAATCAGTTTGAAAAGTCGCCAATTGAGTTTGGAAAATTCTCGATTGAAATTACTGAAAGCGAAACTAGAACTTTCTAATTTCCTGTGGATGGACAATTCGATTCCGATGGAATTGACTGACTCGCTTTTTCCGGAGCTACAAATAGAGAACACGATTCAAGAAACATTGAAAACCAATGATTTATTGGCGCAAGATTTCACGATTGACAATCATCCAAAAATCAATGCATTGGAAACTAAAATTGATATGCTAGAAGTAGAACGCAAACTGAAAGCAAATTCCCTTTTGCCAAAAATAGACCTTTCCTACTCCTATTTATCAGAACCACAATACATTGATAATTACAAATTTGACAACTACAAAATAGGGGTTAATTTTTTGTATCCTATTTTTTTAAGAAAAGAAAGAGGTGGTATAAAATTAGCTGAGTATAAAATTCAAGAAACAACCAACAACCTAAATTTAGAACGATTACAGCTTTCGAATAAAATTAAAGCGCAGAAGGAAGTGATTAGTTCTTTAAACAAACAACACCTCATGGCAAAAGACTTGGTTGGCAACTATAAAACCATGTTACAGTCGGAAGAACGCTTATTTACTTTTGGCGAAAGCTCCCTGTTTTTAATCAATAGTAGGGAAAGTAGTTTGATAACGGCACAACTGACAGCAATAGCGTTGCGAAATGAGTTTTACATTTCAAATTCGGAGCTTTATAAAATTTTAGCAAATCCTGATTAA